The sequence TTTGCGATCGCATTGGCTGGCCAACCCACGTACCTACTATCGCAGATTCAGCTTTTAAATTTAATCTCAAAGCGCCACAAGGACACCTGCCATCCCGCATATGGGCGGGAGGTCAGCAGTGGTGGCGGCACGCAGGGTCAATGGCTGCACGGCTAGAAGGCTGCGATATCAGCTAACTTTTGTTACCAATATTTTGCTAACAAAAAATAGCTGCGTAAAGATGCTTAAGCTTAATACCATAATCAGCCGGATTTAATTGCCAATGATTTTTATAACAAGAGCGATCGCATCTTTATTTCAAAGCATTTACCTATAGTTGCAATATTTTTTATTAGAAATATAGCGATTCTTACTCGCATTTATATGCTTGATGGCTAGGGGCGCAAAGCTTTGCGCCTTTGGCAATACATAGCACAGTATTGGAAATTGTTATAATAAGGTTAAAATATTAGTAAAATAAAATATTTAATTTATTTACGCTATATTGATTTTTTTCTATTATAGGACTAGCGATCGCGATATCCATTTTTACTTTAAAACATGATAAAAGCGGCACCTGCTCTGGTGGTTTCATTAGTTGGACTTGTTAACCTGACAAGTTACCTTATACCAGCACAAGCACAAATTATCCCCACCATAAAAATTGCTGCTGACCCACCAAAACCACCACCCACAGGCGACCCTGATAATGGACGAATACCAGCAGGAAGTCGCGGCCCCTGCGAAAATACCAGCACGCCTTTTACTCCCTTATTGCCTGTTACTAATTCGGGTTTTTCTGGCTATACCCTTAGCGGACATCCAACTTTTTGGTTTTATGTTCCGTATAAAGCTGGTAGCGTCAGTTCGGGAAAGTTTGTTCTAGAAGATCGAGAAAGTAATACTTTTTATCGTACTTTTTTTACACTTCCTAACAAGCCTGGTTTCGTCAGTATTAGCATCCCAAAGACAGCCAAACCTCTCGATTCAAAGGAACAGTATAAGTGGGCTTTAAAACTTGATTGTGCATCTACAGATTCCGGTCAACCCAACTTTGTTATTCACACGGGTTTAGTCGAAAAAGTCGATATGCCTAATCTTGAGACTGAGTTGAAGATGGCTAAAGTAGAAGAACGCATCAATCTCTACGTTAAAAATAATATTTGGTACGATGTCTCAAGCGATTTAGCTCAGATTAATTCCCGTCCCCAAGCTTGGCGAGATTTATTAAAAGCTATTGGTTTGGAACAACTAGAGCAAGAGCCGATAGCTGGTGCAGTTCTACCGATTGAAAAATAATCAGCTAAATGGGTTAGGGGAAGCGTTCATTTGTTTGCCCCTAACGCAACTTAACCAAACTGTATTTGGGGGCTACCAAGGGCTACCAATCATCGTGAAAGCCGCCCAGTAATAGGGATGTTTTAACGTTTGATTACCGCGCGATGCAAAAGAGGTTGGCAGAGGTATTTTGCCACTGGGAGTAATTAGTTGACTCCCTTGGACGCGCACCTGTCCGTTGAGCATATCTATCTGCGCCTGACGTAGAGCCTCTGCTTTGATGGGAGCGTGTTTCAATTTTTCATAAAAATTGGTCATCAAGCCGAGAGTGCCTTCATCGCTGACATACCACAGACTCGCTAGTGCAGACTTGACGCCTGCTGCTACAGCGAAACCAGCAAAACCTAACTCGGCGTCTTCATTTCCCAAGGCAGTGTGACAGGCACTTAGCACTAACAGTTCGATCATCGGGCTTTTCCAACCCAACTGCCGCAATTGATCCATGCGTAATTTTGTGTCCCAAAGCTGAATATAAGAGTTATTTACTGCCCCTGGATTAAATTGAGCATGAGTAGCCAAATGAACAATTTTAAATGGCTCTTTTTCACGCTGAGACTTCACGTTGTTTAAGGTGAATTCCTCATTGAGGAAAGATTTACCAGGCCAAAGCCCTGGTGCGATAGTAGATAACTCTAGTGGGACTGCGGGTAAAGGGGGTAAATCTTTAAATCTTGATGCCCCAAAGCCCAGAACTGGGGTATTTTTGAAGCCTGCATAACGGGTGTCGGTTAAACTAACGCTGGGAATTAAACCGATATTGTATTTCTCTACCAAAAACTTTTGACCATCATGTAAAGCTGCTAGAGGTAGAGAGCGTATTCCAGTATCTAGGGAGAATAATAGGGTGTCTATACCTTGTTTAGCAAGTTCTTCTTCCAGCGGTGCAATCATCCACTGATAAAGTTGCTTGGATGGTGCAAGGTAGCCATTAGTTTCTGTAGGATCTGTAGTTTGGCTGATAAACTCTTTGGAAACTTTGAGTAAAGCTTCGCGGTTGGCGTTTGGTACACTCTTGCGAATAGATTCGCCCTTGGGAGTAACCAATACAATTTCTAATTGATTGGGGAGAACAACTGTATAAATTACCGCAGGCTTTTTGCCAGTTTGAGCGGTAATGTTAACTAGAGTTTCTCGGATGCTAGCAGCATTCAGGACGCTTCTTTCATTAGCTTTACCTAAATATTTTTCAAATTCTTGTTCTCGCACTTGCTCAAGTTCAGATATTGCATTATCTATATTTCCTTGAGGATTGGCAAAGATTTGGGCGGTTTCTAGAGCAAGATTTGGCTTTATGTAAGTGTCGGTTTCAGAATTAAGGAAATTAAAAAGCTTGGTTTTTAAGAAGGTGTAATTAACTTCAGGATTTTTAGAAGTATCGACGCGGAAATTTTCGATAACTTTGTCAGTTGCAGCCCCAGGGGGTAAATTATCTCTCAAAGCTGTGGCGATCGCTTCGGAATTATTTGCAGATAATCTCTGAAAAGTACTTTGCGCGATTTTGCCAGAAAATGGGTCGTTGGCGGCAGTTAGGACAGTTTTATAAGGGATTATTAGAAGCCCTGGGTCTGGTTGGAATTCGACAAGCTTTAGGATGCGCTGGCTAGATAGGATGGGCTGTAAACCAACAGACTGCACCACGCGCATAATGTTGTTAAAAGTTCCTACTGTAAAAACAAAATTCCCCGAAACAGCACTAGAAGGAGAATTTGTTTGTGCTGGGAAGACATTGCTGCCTGAATTAGAGACAGAAGGAAAATTTGTGGGAGTTGGAGTTGGAGTTGGAGTTGGAGTGGGGGTTGGAGTTGGAGTTGGAGTTGGAGTGGGGGTTGGAGTTGGAGTTGGAGTTGGGGTTGGAGTTGGAGTTGGAGTTGGGGTTGGAGTTGGAGTTGGAGTGGGGGTTGGAGTTGGAGTTGGAGTTGGAGTAGGGGTTGGAGTGGGGGTTGGAGTTGGACTGGGCTGCACTGAGGTAAAGATCTTAATATTTCCCTGCGTGTAGGTATCAGGAGGAACTGGCACGGCAAAAGTAGGTGCAATCGTATTGTTGCTACCTGTAGTAATGGCACCAGCAGTTCCCAAATTCGTGCCATCACCAATGATGAAGGGAGTCGTTATAGAACCCTGATGGTTAATAGTAATGTCACCACCGTTTCCTGATGCGGCTGCGGTGGAAATGCTAGCTGCGATATTATTTGCGTCTGTAAATGTACCCGTAGCACGGAAAAACTGCTTGGTGTTAATGTCAACATTCCCACCTTTGCCGCTAACTCCACCTTGGGCGTTGATGTATCCGTTGATATTGATATCCATACCCGCCCCCAGCGCGATCGCTCCCCCATTGCCGTTGCTAGAGCTGGAGTTTAAAGTGGTGGCGCTGATGTTGCCGTTGGTGCTAGTAATAGCGATCGCTCCCCCATTGCCTACCCCCGCGCCACTGTTAGAGCTGGAATTAACATTGCCTGCGATAGTAATGTCATTGGCAGCACTCAGAGCGATCGCGCCAGCATCACCACCAGAAAAAAGGCTAAGACTAGAGGATAAACTGCCTGTATTGATCGCACCGCTTGTGCTGGTGAGGGTAATGTTCCCCGTAGCACCTTTATCATTATTGGTCGCGATCGCA is a genomic window of Microcoleus sp. FACHB-831 containing:
- a CDS encoding DUF928 domain-containing protein — protein: MIKAAPALVVSLVGLVNLTSYLIPAQAQIIPTIKIAADPPKPPPTGDPDNGRIPAGSRGPCENTSTPFTPLLPVTNSGFSGYTLSGHPTFWFYVPYKAGSVSSGKFVLEDRESNTFYRTFFTLPNKPGFVSISIPKTAKPLDSKEQYKWALKLDCASTDSGQPNFVIHTGLVEKVDMPNLETELKMAKVEERINLYVKNNIWYDVSSDLAQINSRPQAWRDLLKAIGLEQLEQEPIAGAVLPIEK
- a CDS encoding CHAT domain-containing protein — translated: GQITAPGGQITIAGVETQNLVRISAPGNVLNLEIQPISTASATGPNNWTSAIASLPQLLTGSGDIGNATKMKVTQSGNVVLSGSGLSVPKGNGIAIASGTIDASQPAALKTGGSVGVLGHKVAVDAAAISATGSIGGGNILIGGEYQGKGTVPTASRTYVSKDSALVADAVASGNGGKVIVWADEVTGFYGNISALGGSAGGDGGFVEVSGKETLIFQGTADLSASKGKLGTLLLDPKDITIVAGAGPGSNDGDLPNILQDKFAGDAITISQDALEALSGDIILEATNDIKITSLTNNKLTIFGDINDTSITFKADADGNGVGNFLMNPTDTISVTGGGATISGASIIIGTLTVGGGETKISGTTINAGNINNSYSNVILDAKGQIITGDIQSFQGISLTSSNDAIKTGNLSSFNNGGTIALNAKGNITIGKIVPTGSSNSFTLNAGGDINTLDLTASGGGTISGASITAGNINTSSSISLEAVGNIATGAIATNNDKGATGNITLTSTSGAINTGSLSSSLSLFSGGDAGAIALSAANDITIAGNVNSSSNSGAGVGNGGAIAITSTNGNISATTLNSSSSNGNGGAIALGAGMDININGYINAQGGVSGKGGNVDINTKQFFRATGTFTDANNIAASISTAAASGNGGDITINHQGSITTPFIIGDGTNLGTAGAITTGSNNTIAPTFAVPVPPDTYTQGNIKIFTSVQPSPTPTPTPTPTPTPTPTPTPTPTPTPTPTPTPTPTPTPTPTPTPTPTPTPTPTPTPTPTPTPTPTNFPSVSNSGSNVFPAQTNSPSSAVSGNFVFTVGTFNNIMRVVQSVGLQPILSSQRILKLVEFQPDPGLLIIPYKTVLTAANDPFSGKIAQSTFQRLSANNSEAIATALRDNLPPGAATDKVIENFRVDTSKNPEVNYTFLKTKLFNFLNSETDTYIKPNLALETAQIFANPQGNIDNAISELEQVREQEFEKYLGKANERSVLNAASIRETLVNITAQTGKKPAVIYTVVLPNQLEIVLVTPKGESIRKSVPNANREALLKVSKEFISQTTDPTETNGYLAPSKQLYQWMIAPLEEELAKQGIDTLLFSLDTGIRSLPLAALHDGQKFLVEKYNIGLIPSVSLTDTRYAGFKNTPVLGFGASRFKDLPPLPAVPLELSTIAPGLWPGKSFLNEEFTLNNVKSQREKEPFKIVHLATHAQFNPGAVNNSYIQLWDTKLRMDQLRQLGWKSPMIELLVLSACHTALGNEDAELGFAGFAVAAGVKSALASLWYVSDEGTLGLMTNFYEKLKHAPIKAEALRQAQIDMLNGQVRVQGSQLITPSGKIPLPTSFASRGNQTLKHPYYWAAFTMIGSPW